The genomic region GACCTATGGATTCATCACTGACGATATTGGGCACTCCACCAAACGCATGGATGGTTAATGAAACGATCGCAGACATTTCTAGACCACCACTGCCCCCCCACCTTATCACCCTACCCACCGAGACTAAAACCCTGCGCCTTGACTTAGCAAAGGCAGCAATGATTGTGATTGATATGCAAAATGACTTTTGCCATCCCGATGGCTGGCTAGCCTCCATTGGTGTTGACGTTTCGCCAGCCCGCCAACCCATTCAACCCCTACAAATATTGCTACCTAGCCTACGATCAGCCAATGTCCCTATCATCTGGCTCAACTGGGGCAACCGTCCAGATTTACTCAACATTAGTGCGGGTCTACGTCATGTGTATAACCCCACGGGAACAGGCATTGGTCTTGCGGATCCATTACCTAAAAATGGAGCACCTGTGCTCACGGCTGGTAGTTGGGCAGCGGCTGTGGTTGACGAATTAGAGCCAC from Cyanobacteriota bacterium harbors:
- a CDS encoding cysteine hydrolase; translation: MDSSLTILGTPPNAWMVNETIADISRPPLPPHLITLPTETKTLRLDLAKAAMIVIDMQNDFCHPDGWLASIGVDVSPARQPIQPLQILLPSLRSANVPIIWLNWGNRPDLLNISAGLRHVYNPTGTGIGLADPLPKNGAPVLTAGSWAAAVVDELEPLASDIRIDKFRMSGFWDTPLDSILKNLGRTTLFFAGVNADQCVMATLQDANFLGYDCILLEDCTATTSPDYCLLATLYNVKQCFGFVSDSHRLLTALTS